The following coding sequences lie in one Trichoderma breve strain T069 chromosome 1, whole genome shotgun sequence genomic window:
- a CDS encoding rab-GTPase-TBC domain-containing protein: MWSSSGSGKKPVNAVSRRRLGLVSQLAISGDANCRSPAAGDGTGRSVSPFWRPPPRDGSSRRNVTNPAGRDGSNLVVGAAYSHADILKFDSLNLSNSSSPRPRTPPSTSSSRNRMADTTPPPQRGMGSTSPPFKSYINFLSNTNDDWKADEDEMLGYEDDDGDDFGLPSLSNMKRRSKRIATQNKSSLNQETLSPANDGSFGRIQGRRYSNSADIAAERPASTYPMPKKSEGKILRPQYKDILKDPANALHLINYPSIPSNAPQKEADAINSRITRINKFKRLLQASSISLPDLRTLAWSGVPHEVRAMTWQLLLSYLPTNSERRVATLERKRKEYLDGVKQAFERGGASNNSSSAGKARGLDEAVWHQISIDIPRTNPHIELYSYEATQRSLERILYVWAVRHPASGYVQGINDLVTPFWEVFLGLYIADHDIETGMDPGQLPKSVLDAVEADSFWCLTKLLDGIQDHYIVAQPGIQRQVTALRDLTARIDSNLSKHLEHEGVEFIQFSFRWMNCLLMREISVKNTIRMWDTYLAEEQGFSEFHLYVCAALLVKWSDKLVKMDFQEIMMFLQSLPTKAWTEKDIELLLSEAFIWQSLYKGSAAHLKGQPQRPLLPNLQL, from the exons ATGTGGTCGTCCTCTGGGAGCGGCAAGAAGCCGGTCAATGCAGTAAGTCGACGTCGCCTCGGCCTTGTGTCGCAACTGGCGATAAGTGGTGATGCTAACTGCCGGTCTCCAGCCGCAGGAGATGGTACAGGTCG ATCAGTCTCGCCGTTCTGGAGACCGCCGCCACGAGACGGCTCTTCTAGGAGGAACGTTACTAACCCAGCTGGCCGAGATGGCTCCAATCTGGTCGTTGGGGCCGCGTATTCTCATGCGGATATCCTCAAGTTCGATTCATT AAACCTCTCCaactcttcttcgcctcgtCCTAGAACCCCCCCTTCGACGTCGTCCTCGAGAAATCGCATGGCCGACACCactccaccaccacaacgTGGCATGGGCTCCACTTCGCCGCCGTTCAAGAGTTATATCAACTTCCTGTCGAATACCAACGATGATTGGAAGGCGGACGAGGATGAAATGCTAGGgtacgaagatgatgacggagaCGACTTTGGGCTCCCTAGCCTTTCAAATATGAAGAGAAGGTCGAAGCGAATAGCTACTCAGAACAAGTCGTCTCTGAACCAGGAGACTCTATCTCCCGCGAATGACGGTTCCTTTGGTAGAATTCAAGGCCGACGGTATTCGAACAGCGCAGATATCGCAGCTGAACGTCCAGCATCAACCTACCCCATGCCCAAGAAAAGTGAGGGCAAGATCCTCCGACCTCAGTATAAAGACATATTAAAAG ATCCGGCAAATGCGCTTCATTTGATCAACTACCCTTCTATTCCTAGCAATGCACCGCAGAAAGAAGCCGATGCAATCAACTCCCGTATAACGCGTATAAATAAGTTCAAACGACTACTACAAGCATCGTCGATATCACTCCCTGACCTTCGCACACTGGCATGGTCAGGCGTACCACACGAAGTCCGTGCCATGACCTGGCAACTCCTTCTTAGTTATCTCCCTACGAACAGCGAGCGGCGTGTTGCGACcttggagagaaaaagaaaggagtATCTAGACGGAGTCAAGCAGGCATTTGAAAGAGGGGGGGCAAGTAACAACAGTTCCTCTGCCGGAAAAGCGAGAGGCTTGGACGAAGCTGTTTGGCACCAGATCAGCATCGACATTCCTAGGACAAACCCTCACATTGAGCTTTATAGTTATGAGGCGACACAGAGGTCGCTGGAACGCATCCTCTATGTCTGGGCTGTCAGGCATCCTGCTAGCGGATACGTGCAGGGTATCAACGACCTGGTAACACCATTCTGGGAAGTTTTCTTAGGGCTTTACATTGCAGACCACGATATCGAGACGGGCATGGATCCTGGTCAACTGCCTAAATCAGTTTTGGATGCTGTGGAAGCTGACTCATTCTGGTGCCTCACCAaacttcttgatggcattcAAGATCACTATATTGTCGCACAGCCAGGCATCCAGAGACAGGTCACAGCCTTGCGCGACCTAACTGCTAGAATCGATTCAAACTTGTCAAAGCACCTTGAGCACGAGGGCGTTGAGTTCATACAGTTTAGCTTTCGGTGGATGAATTGTCTCCTTATGCGCGAGATCAGCGTCAAGAACACGATTCGTATGTGGGATACATACCTC GCCGAGGAACAGGGTTTCTCAGAATTCCACCTCTACGTTTGCGCTGCGCTTCTCGTAAAGTGGTCCGATAAACTAGTAAAGATGGATTTCCAGGAAATCATGATGTTTCTACAGAGCCTTCCCACGAAGGCGTGGACGGAAAAGGATATTGAGTTGCTCTTGAGCGAAGCCTTCATTTGGCAAAGCCTTTACAAAGGCTCTGCAGCACATTTGAAGGGCCAGCCGCAGCGTCCCTTGCTTCCGAATCTACAATTATAG
- a CDS encoding DRG family regulatory protein → MPPKKEKPAGGKKPSAAKLVEDRTFGMKNKKGAQAQRQIQQMTANLKGSGSAEERKKAAEKAQREKEKKAAEDAARETAALLNKPAQIQKVPFGVDPKTVVCIFYKKGDCEKGKKCKFAHDLSIERKTEKKNLYTDVRQEEEEKKKEETSADWTEEQLMKVVLSKKGNQKTTTDKVCKFFIQAIEDGKYGWFWICPNGGDKCMYKHALPPGFVLKTKEQRAAEKALLDKSPLKTLTLEDFLESERHKLTGTLTPVTPETFAKWKKERLDKKAAEEQARKAKDNTGRALFESGKWRDDDSEAESDDEDDDTWNLEKLRRETEALRQKKEEDRLLAMHGGVLPVAVPEEEEAVGNGESSGNVTGDAEEPTQAGQEVPAS, encoded by the exons ATGCCGccgaagaaggagaagccaGCCGGTGGCAAGAAGCCATCTGCCGCCAAGTTGGTGGAGGATAGAACGTTTGGaatgaagaacaagaagggAGCGCAGGCCCAGAGACAAATCCAGCAGATGACAGCCAACCTGAAGGGCAGTGGTAGTGCcgaagagaggaagaaggccgccGAAAAGGCCCAGCgtgagaaggagaagaaggcggcagAAGACGCCGCGCGAGAGACGGCGGCTCTTCTAAACAAGCCAGCCCAGATTCAAAAGGTGCCATTCGGCGTGGATCCCAAAACAGTCGTCTGCATCTTCTACAAAAAGGGCGACTgcgaaaaaggaaagaagtGCAAGTTTGCTCACGACCTGAGCATCGAACGAAagacggaaaagaagaacctATACACAGATGTTAgacaagaggaggaagagaagaagaaggaggagacTTCTGCAGACTGGACTGAAGAGCAGTTGATGAAAGTTGTCCTGTCGAAGAAGGGCAACCAAAAGACCACAACGGATAAAGTGTGCAAATTCTTCATCCAGGCCATCGAGGATGGCAAGTACGGTTGGTTTTGGATATGTCCAAACGGTGGTGACAAGTGCATGTATAAGCACGCTCTCCCACCTGG ATTTGTTCTCAAGACAAAAGAGCAGAGAGCAGCGGAGAAGGCATTGCTCGACAAATCACCGCTCAAGACTTTGACTCTTGAAGATTTCCTGGAATCGGAGCGCCACAAGCTTACTGGAACCCTGACACCAGTCACCCCGGAGACTTTTGCcaaatggaagaaggaacGTTTGGACAAGAAGGCAGCCGAAGAACAGGCTcgcaaggccaaggacaaCACTGGTCGTGCTCTCTTTGAGAGTGGCAAGTGGAGGGATGACGATTCCGAAGCGGAAagcgacgatgaagacgacgataCTTGGAATCTTGAGAAGCTGCGTCGCGAGACCGAAGCTCTTCgccagaagaaagaagaggatcgACTACTTGCTATGCATGGTGGGGTACTCCCGGTGGCCGTAccggaagaagaggaagctgtTGGAAATGGTGAGAGCAGTGGCAACGTTACCGGAGATGCGGAGGAACCCACACAGGCTGGTCAAGAAGTACCGGCGTCTTGA
- a CDS encoding pyridoxal-phosphate dependent enzyme domain-containing protein, with amino-acid sequence MAPDDTADENASYRYLSTRGQDSGFSFEEVVLNSVAPDGGLYIPEEIPRAAAWESWGDLSFPELAFEIMSLYISPSEVPPADLKDIIARSYSSFRSPEVTPLVQLKENHYLLELFHGPTFASKDIASQFLGNLLEYFLVKKNKGKTSIAADRHHLTFAQISPVQEAQITTVPDENVCSLAVAGTFDDCQNILRRLQADRQANEDFDLVSSRNWAQILAQIVLYFYSYFSLVKKSASFKTGDKVRFVIPTGKFGSILAGYFALHMGLPVDKLVIATNENDILDRFWKTGRYEKQRVGRGGHGVKKTLSPAMDILTSYNFERLLWFLACEFASSAGMDNLWNQNQASQEVYQWFQDLDKKGFFGPVYRDVIRSARRDFESERVTDQQTIETIKAVYRKSGYVLDPHSAVGAAATQRSMNRTHASIPHISFSTAHPAKFSETVIRALHGEEGFSVVETSLTPAEFADLDKREKKITVVSNDWQKVREIINARNSN; translated from the exons ATGGCGCCAGACGACACGGCGGATGAGAATGCGTCGTACCGTTACCTGAGCACTCGCGGACAGGATAGTGGT TTCTCATTTGAAGAGGTCGTCCTGAACAGTGTTGCCCCTGATGGCGGCTTATACATTCCTGAAGAGATTCCGCGTGCTGCTGCATGGGAGTCATGGGGAGACCTTAGCTTTCCAGAGCTCGCTTTCGAGATCATGTCCCTTTACATTTCCCCCTCCGAAGTCCCTCCCGCCGACCTCAAAGATATCATTGCGCGCAGCTACTCGTCCTTTCGATCCCCAGAGGTTACACCGTTAGTCCAACTCAAGGAGAATCACTACCTCCTCGAGCTGTTCCACGGCCCTACATTTGCTTCCAAGGATATCGCCTCGCAGTTCTTGGGCAACCTGCTTGAGTATTTTCTCGtgaagaaaaacaaaggcAAAACAAGCATCGCAG CAGACCGACATCATCTTACCTTT GCACAAATCTCACCTGTTCAAGAAGCCCAGATCACCACGGTGCCGGACGAGAACGTATGCAGCTTGGCCGTTGCCGGCACCTTTGACGATTGTCAG AACATCCTGCGTCGCCTACAGGCTGATAGGCAAGCCAACGAAGACTTTGATCTTGTCAGCTCGAGAAACTGGGCCCAGATCTTGGCTCAGATTGTGCTTTACTTTTACTCatatttctctcttgtcaagAAGTCTGCGTCATTCAAGACTGGCGATAAGGTCCGGTTTGTGATCCCAACAGGCAAATTCGGCAGCATCCTCGCCGGGTACTTCGCCTTGCACATGGGCCTCCCCGTCGATAAACTTGTCATCGCTACCAACGAAAATGACATCCTTGATCGCTTCTGGAAGACGGGTCGGTATGAGAAGCAGCGTGTCGGCCGTGGCGGGCATGGTGTTAAGAAGACTCTCAGCCCTGCAATGGATATTCTCACTTCCTATAACTTTGAGCGTCTGCTATGGTTTCTCGCCTGCGAGTTTGCATCAAGCGCAGGCATGGATAATCTCTGGAACCAGAACCAAGCTAGTCAGGAAGTTTATCAGTGGTTCCAGGACCTTGACAAGAAAGGGTTCTTTGGCCCTGTATATCGCGACGTTATTAGGAGTGCTAGGCGCGACTTTGAGAGCGAGCGAGTCACGGATCAACAAACCATCGAAACCATCAAAGCTGTATATCGAAAGTCCGGATACGTGCTGGATCCTCACTCCGCGGTTGGTGCTGCAGCAACACAAAGATCAATGAACCGTACCCACGCGAGCATTCCACATATATCTTTCTCGACGGCACACCCAGCTAAGTTCTCCGAGACCGTAATAAGAGCACTTCATGGCGAAGAGGGTTTCAGTGTCGTTGAAACAAGTTTGACGCCGGCAGAATTCGCTGACCTcgataagagagagaagaagataacTGTAGTAAGTAACGACTGGCAGAAAGTTCGTGAGATTATCAATGCTCGGAATAGCAATTGA
- a CDS encoding mitochondrial carrier protein domain-containing protein, translated as MSAEVKRGYQDVTGRSAAAVMPHPGGRDREREWPNALIKRYRIEVAASTSSVFSTLAAFPLDSVKTRMQTYQYRGFLDCVKHTYRTEALAGFFRGVTAPMASITLVRTVSFSIYRRAKHIYSGWIKQKSGFDIHRHVSTPGTYPNLYSVACFGAAGATAGSAITFLACPFELTKLSAQVSVLLAERSGDCKRSREVAKSYQNKGTLKTMANIIKHRGILGLYTGFQLHLLRDTLGTAIYFMVYESGKQLGTTFAGDSPNSNKLAVVAAGGLCGLVSWAMIYPIDSAKSIYQRNALLYSRGEKVEPAPKIEFFKRHMYRGLGVSMIRSCAVNAIFFSSFEIIKKRIKSLDDEKP; from the exons ATGAGCGCGGAGGTCAAGCGTGGTTACCAAGATGTCACAGGTCGCTCCGCAGCAGCCGTCATGCCTCATCCTGGGGGACGAGATCGAGAGCGGGAATGGCCCAACGCGCTCATAAAACGCTACCGCATCGAGGTCGCTGCCAGCACATCCAGCGTCTTCTCTACCCTCGCCGCTTTTCCTCTCGACAGCGTCAAGACACGCATGCAGACGTATCAGTATCGGGGCTTTTTGGATTGCGTCAAGCACACATACCGCACCGAGGCTCTGGCGGGGTTCTTTCGAG GTGTCACCGCCCCCATGGCGAGCATCACGCTCGTACGCACCGTCTCCTTCTCGATATACCGCAGAGCAAAACACATCTATTCCGGCTGGATCAAACAAAAGTCTGGCTTCGACATCCACCGCCACGTCAGCACTCCTGGAACATATCCTAATCTCTATTCAGTGGCCTGctttggtgctgctggcgctACAGCAGGATCTGCAATCACATTCTTGGCCTGTCCGTTTGAACTCACAAAACTCAGCGCTCAGGTTTCTGTGCTGCTGGCGGAGCGTTCTGGGGACTGCAAACGAAGTCGCGAAGTGGCCAAGAGCTATCAGAATAAGGGGACGTTGAAGACTATGGCCAATATCATTAAGCACCGGGGAATATTGGGGCTCTATACCGGCTTCCAGCTACATCTTC TGCGTGATACTTTGGGTACAGCCATTTACTTTATGGTGTATGAGAGCGGAAAACAGCTCGGAACCACATTTGCTGGCGATAGTCCAAATAGCAACAAGTTGGCTGTCGTTGCCGCCGGAGGCCTTTGCGGGCTGGTATCATGGGCCATGATTT ACCCCATCGACTCAGCAAAGAGCATCTACCAGAGGAACGCCCTTCTTTACTCACGCGGGGAAAAGGTCGAACCGGCCCCGAAGATCGAGTTCTTCAAGCGTCACATGTACCGCGGTCTGGGCGTGTCCATGATCCGGTCCTgcgccgtcaacgccattttcttctcatcctttGAAATCATTAAGAAGCGCATCAAGAGCCTCGACGACGAGAAGCCTTGA